A region of Colletotrichum destructivum chromosome 11, complete sequence DNA encodes the following proteins:
- a CDS encoding Putative chalcone/stilbene synthase, polyketide synthase, type III, thiolase has protein sequence MKGAHVTPPMPPRLWITGLASQYPPYLLGPEKLDELAKKFYDIEKPGLKKLLQINKTSGIETRACIVDYRSGFASRPEPPSISDLDRFYRQAGVDLAAQACRKAMKEWGGRPSEITHTVAVTCTNQGNPGYDLLVARRLGLPHTVDRTLLHGVGCAGGLAIMRAAAQIASGAASRGRPARVLCFACELCTSNVRHDLAGAEACVDPDEVSIAGVLFADGAAAFVLCNDDGLRRLPAPQDEMDDMRSDGAEPLFQLLEWETATIPDTTQHMGFYSEATGFRTVLTRDVPSFTKTAIEPMFRDLLPQFRDKVGLESLDVADFDWALHPGGEAIINGAQETMDLTSEQLRATREIYRTRGNSSSPTVLAVLDLLRKMGRGKDYVVATSFGPGMTIEMSLLRRCRPSDIF, from the exons ATGAAGGGCGCTCATGtcacgccgccgatgccgccgcggctTTGGATCACTGGGTTGGCTTCGCAGTATCCCCCATATCTCCTGGGACCGGAAAAGTTAGACGAGTTAGCGAAGAAGTTCTACGACATAGAGAAGCCAGG CCTGAAAAAGCTTCTGCAGATCAACAAAACGAGCGGCATCGAGACGCGCGCCTGCATTGTGGATTACCGCTCAGGTTTCGCCAGCCGCCCAGAGCCACCCTCCATCAGCGACCTGGACAGATTCTATCGTCAGGCCGGAgtcgacctcgccgctcAAGCATGCCGCAAGGCCATGAAAGAATGGGGCGGCCGGCCCTCCGAGATCACGCACACTGTCGCCGTGACCTGCACCAACCAAGGCAACCCGGGCTACGACCTGCTGGTAGCGCGTCGGCTTGGGCTGCCGCACACCGTGGACCGCACGCTGCTGCACGGCGTTGGCTGTGCTGGCGGGCTGGCCATTATGCGCGCCGCGGCTCAGATTGCCAGCGGAGCAGCGTCCCGCGGCAGGCCGGCGCGCGTGCTGTGCTTTGCATGCGAGCTGTGCACATCCAATGTGCGACACGACCTGGCTGGGGCTGAGGCGTGTGTGGACCCGGACGAGGTCAGCATCGCCGGTGTGCTATTCGCCGACGGCGCTGCGGCCTTTGTGCTTTGCAACGATGACGGACTGCGGcggctgccggcgccgcaggACGAGATGGATGACATGAGGAGTGATGGAGCTGAGCCGCTGTTCCAGCTGCTTGAGTGGGAGACTGCTACCATCCCAGACACGACGCAGCACATGGGCTTCTACTCGGAAGCCACCGGTTTCCGTACCGTGCTGACCCGTGATGTGCCCTCTTTcaccaagacggccatcGAGCCCATGTTCAGGGACCTGTTGCCGCAGTTTCGGGACAAGGTCGGTCTGGAGAGTCTCGATGTGGCCGATTTCGACTGGGCTCTGCATCCGGGCGGAGAGGCTATTATCAATGGAGCGCAGGAGACGATGGATCTGACAAGCGAGCAGCTCCGGGCAACGCGAGAGATTTACAGGACGCGCGGCAACTCGTCTAGTCCAACGGTGTTGGCAGTACTAGACCTGCTACGGAAGA